A window from Lactiplantibacillus pentosus encodes these proteins:
- a CDS encoding YveK family protein yields MMDQAVSFDFFIRLVRKYWRAIIGFTVAGLIVAAGLTFFVITPKYQSSVQILVNRKNTNAATEYAGQQADVQMITTYKELIAGQVVLKPAKQQLSKRFGIERSLNTLKSEVSVTSTTNSQVFSIAVTDADAKASATIANQIARSFKNQVKKIIKVNNVTIVAPAETPKSAVSPKKPLNLLIGLVAGLLLGIVYAAVRMLTDRRVHDVDFLTDDLGLTSLGLVNHQHQHSMKKQVLNLNGGYRPHNDRTNSQAMKRV; encoded by the coding sequence ATGATGGATCAAGCAGTAAGTTTTGACTTCTTTATCCGGTTAGTACGCAAATATTGGCGGGCAATCATTGGTTTTACGGTGGCTGGATTGATCGTCGCAGCAGGGTTGACGTTCTTTGTTATTACACCGAAGTATCAATCGAGTGTTCAGATTCTGGTCAATCGTAAGAATACGAACGCTGCAACCGAGTATGCGGGTCAGCAAGCCGATGTTCAGATGATTACCACTTATAAAGAATTAATTGCGGGTCAGGTCGTATTGAAGCCAGCTAAGCAACAGTTGAGTAAGCGGTTTGGCATTGAACGATCACTGAATACGTTGAAGAGTGAAGTTAGCGTCACCAGTACGACCAATTCACAGGTGTTCTCAATTGCGGTGACCGATGCCGATGCTAAGGCGAGTGCCACGATTGCTAATCAGATTGCACGGAGTTTCAAGAATCAGGTCAAAAAGATTATTAAAGTTAACAACGTCACGATTGTTGCACCTGCAGAAACACCTAAGAGTGCGGTTTCACCCAAGAAGCCACTCAATCTGCTGATCGGGTTAGTTGCTGGTTTGTTACTCGGTATCGTCTACGCAGCAGTGCGGATGTTGACCGACCGGCGTGTGCATGATGTTGACTTTTTGACGGACGATTTAGGACTGACCAGTTTGGGCCTAGTCAATCATCAGCATCAACATTCAATGAAGAAGCAGGTCTTGAATCTCAATGGTGGTTATCGCCCGCACAATGACCGGACGAATTCACAAGCGATGAAGCGTGTATAG
- a CDS encoding oligosaccharide flippase family protein: MKIVKNYLYNVGYNILILLTPLLTVPYISRVLGPSGVGINATTNSVITYFLLAGTVGITIYGNREIAFIREDDRKRSQTFWEIEFLQITTISIAYLAFCVFLYLQNQLKIYFFYQSFLIVAGAFDISWFFMGLEDFKKTVIRNMIVKLLSLASIFVFVKNSHDVGIYILILSLSQLLGNITLWPYLPKLVYPPKISELRMFRHLKPSLALFVPQVATTIYLAVNKTMLWKLDSVTASGYYDYSDKLVKLVLAIVTSTGTVMLPHVANLYAKKQINKVKQYLYTSFDFVLSISIPMAFGIASIATALAPWFFGRAFTSVNILLIIEAPVIVLIGQSNVIGQQYLLPTKQMRTYTTSVVLGAITNIIINIPLIMHWGVYGAMVSTLLSELAVTLYQLIRVRRSLKISVLFTNSFKYLFAGIMMFIPVYILNISMNISTVNLIAQILVGLLVYIGFLLILQPSIIYKLKSLRKNH, encoded by the coding sequence ATGAAAATTGTAAAAAACTATCTTTATAACGTCGGTTACAATATTTTGATTTTACTTACCCCATTGCTAACAGTTCCCTATATCTCGCGGGTACTTGGTCCCTCAGGAGTCGGAATCAACGCAACAACTAATTCAGTAATTACATACTTTTTACTTGCTGGAACAGTCGGAATAACAATCTACGGCAATCGTGAAATTGCCTTTATCAGGGAAGATGACAGAAAAAGATCTCAAACTTTTTGGGAAATTGAATTTCTGCAAATTACGACAATATCAATTGCATACTTAGCATTTTGCGTTTTTCTATATTTACAGAATCAACTCAAAATATATTTCTTTTACCAATCCTTTTTGATTGTTGCAGGCGCTTTTGATATCTCCTGGTTTTTTATGGGGCTTGAAGATTTTAAGAAAACCGTTATCAGAAATATGATTGTTAAATTATTATCCTTAGCTTCAATATTTGTATTTGTCAAAAATAGTCATGACGTGGGTATTTATATACTAATCCTATCGCTGTCGCAACTGTTGGGTAATATTACTCTGTGGCCATATTTGCCTAAACTTGTCTATCCCCCAAAGATAAGCGAATTGCGAATGTTTCGGCATTTAAAACCTTCCTTAGCTTTATTTGTTCCACAGGTTGCCACAACCATTTATCTTGCCGTGAATAAAACAATGCTTTGGAAATTGGACTCTGTCACTGCCTCTGGATACTATGATTACTCAGACAAGCTGGTAAAACTCGTGCTTGCTATCGTTACCTCCACAGGTACGGTCATGCTTCCTCATGTGGCCAACCTTTACGCCAAGAAACAGATCAATAAGGTGAAACAATATTTATATACTTCGTTTGACTTTGTTCTTTCAATTTCAATACCAATGGCTTTCGGAATTGCTAGTATTGCAACTGCACTGGCACCGTGGTTTTTCGGAAGGGCATTTACTTCTGTAAATATTCTCCTGATAATAGAGGCTCCAGTTATCGTTCTGATTGGTCAAAGCAACGTAATCGGACAGCAATACTTACTACCCACAAAGCAAATGCGTACTTATACAACTTCTGTAGTACTAGGTGCGATTACTAACATCATCATCAATATTCCCCTAATTATGCATTGGGGTGTCTACGGCGCCATGGTTTCAACATTGCTTTCTGAGTTGGCAGTTACATTATATCAATTAATCAGGGTTAGAAGATCACTAAAGATTAGTGTATTATTTACCAATTCATTTAAATATCTTTTCGCTGGTATCATGATGTTTATTCCCGTTTATATTTTGAATATATCGATGAATATCTCTACGGTCAACCTCATCGCACAAATACTGGTTGGATTACTTGTTTATATTGGATTCCTACTAATTCTACAGCCTTCTATTATTTATAAGCTAAAGTCACTCAGAAAAAATCACTAA
- a CDS encoding tyrosine-type recombinase/integrase produces the protein MIMIYYNVEPLRSKQEIAAFVNYARNGTHGERNALLILIGLNTGLRMSDILNLKVAQVRYQDVIQITEKKTKKRRLILLTRLRPQINHYIEDLPDSEYLFTNRQHQPLSVNAVYKLFQTIARKMNRTDIGTHTLRKTFGYHYYQQTHDIGTLMMIFNHSSEAITKRYIGLSQDVIMRQMAGFSLGIDGASGGKENSQKTG, from the coding sequence GTGATAATGATTTACTACAATGTCGAGCCACTGCGTTCCAAACAGGAAATTGCGGCCTTCGTCAACTATGCCCGCAATGGCACACATGGCGAACGGAACGCCCTCTTGATTTTGATTGGCTTAAACACCGGGCTACGAATGAGCGATATTCTTAACCTAAAAGTGGCACAAGTTCGCTACCAAGATGTCATACAGATTACAGAAAAGAAGACGAAAAAAAGACGTCTGATTTTACTCACACGTCTGCGTCCACAAATCAATCACTATATAGAAGATTTACCTGATTCTGAATACCTGTTTACCAATCGCCAACATCAACCTCTGAGTGTTAATGCTGTCTATAAGTTGTTTCAAACCATCGCTCGCAAGATGAACCGGACCGACATCGGGACACATACACTACGTAAAACGTTTGGCTATCATTATTATCAGCAAACACACGATATCGGAACGCTGATGATGATCTTTAATCACTCCAGTGAAGCCATTACGAAGCGTTACATCGGGCTTAGTCAGGATGTGATTATGAGGCAGATGGCCGGGTTCTCGTTGGGAATTGACGGGGCGTCAGGGGGAAAGGAGAATAGTCAAAAGACTGGTTAG
- the rfbB gene encoding dTDP-glucose 4,6-dehydratase has protein sequence MNHLLITGGAGFIGANFARYVYESHAKVQIVILDKLTYAGNRANLTDILGDRVKLVVGDICDAPLVDRLVSKADAIVHFAAESHNDKALVNPWPFIQTNIVGTYTLIQAATKYHKRFHHVSTDEVYGDLPLSEHGSGDEGKFTPTSPYQPSSPYSASKASSDMLVRAWTRSFGLQATISNCSNNYGPYQHIEKFIPRQITNILSGRRPKLYGTGNNVRDWIHTNDHSAAIWDILTKGRIGETYLIGANGEMSNKAVLEMILQLMGQPQDAYDVVRDRPGHDLRYAIDASKLRTELGWRPQYTNFEAGLQDTIEWYTSHRSWWETSKAQVEQTYARHNQ, from the coding sequence ATGAATCATCTACTAATCACAGGCGGTGCCGGATTCATCGGTGCGAATTTTGCTAGATATGTTTATGAGTCACATGCAAAAGTACAAATAGTCATTCTGGACAAGCTAACTTACGCCGGCAATCGTGCTAACCTGACCGACATACTGGGTGACCGCGTTAAACTAGTCGTTGGTGACATCTGTGATGCGCCGTTAGTAGATAGATTAGTCTCCAAAGCTGATGCAATCGTGCACTTTGCTGCAGAAAGCCATAATGATAAGGCATTAGTTAATCCGTGGCCCTTTATTCAGACCAACATTGTCGGTACGTACACGCTAATACAGGCCGCAACTAAGTATCATAAGCGATTCCATCATGTGTCTACCGATGAAGTCTACGGGGACTTGCCGTTATCTGAACATGGCAGTGGCGATGAAGGTAAATTTACCCCAACCAGCCCTTATCAGCCTTCAAGCCCATACTCAGCGTCTAAAGCTAGCAGTGATATGTTGGTGAGAGCTTGGACTCGTTCATTTGGCCTACAGGCAACGATTTCAAATTGTTCCAATAACTATGGCCCATACCAGCATATTGAAAAGTTTATTCCACGCCAGATTACCAATATTTTGAGTGGGCGCCGTCCTAAATTATATGGAACTGGTAATAATGTTCGTGACTGGATTCATACCAATGATCATTCAGCTGCAATCTGGGACATTTTGACTAAAGGCCGAATTGGTGAAACGTATCTCATTGGTGCTAATGGGGAAATGAGCAATAAGGCCGTTCTCGAAATGATTTTACAGTTGATGGGGCAGCCACAAGACGCTTATGATGTCGTCAGAGACCGACCAGGACATGATCTACGGTATGCAATTGATGCATCCAAACTACGAACTGAACTTGGTTGGCGGCCACAGTACACCAACTTTGAAGCTGGCCTCCAGGATACGATTGAGTGGTATACGTCCCATCGTAGCTGGTGGGAGACTAGCAAAGCGCAAGTTGAGCAGACTTACGCACGACATAATCAATAA
- a CDS encoding sugar transferase — protein MKQVEINETVKVGHIQPQTNYHFLTMIGRPVTGWKLVVKRVFDLIVGLVGTVLSSPIVLIFAILVKLTSKGPAFYKQERVGLMGKSFNVIKLRSMYQDAEARTGAVWAQKNDPRITPVGRFMRKTRVDELPQFWNVLKGDMSLVGPRPERPVLTEEFSQQFADFPKRLRIIPGITGYAQINGGYDITPDAKCKLDNYYIEHFSVWFDIKMLLGTVKIVFTGDGAR, from the coding sequence GTGAAGCAAGTCGAAATTAATGAAACGGTCAAAGTAGGTCATATTCAACCACAGACGAATTATCACTTTTTAACGATGATTGGTCGACCAGTTACTGGTTGGAAATTAGTCGTGAAGCGCGTGTTTGATTTAATCGTTGGCTTGGTCGGCACTGTGTTGAGTTCGCCAATCGTCCTAATATTTGCGATTTTGGTGAAGTTAACGTCTAAAGGGCCTGCATTTTACAAGCAAGAGCGGGTCGGCTTAATGGGTAAGAGCTTTAACGTGATTAAGCTCCGCTCGATGTATCAGGATGCCGAAGCCCGGACTGGGGCCGTTTGGGCTCAGAAAAATGATCCCCGGATTACACCAGTGGGGCGCTTTATGCGTAAGACGCGGGTCGACGAGTTGCCACAATTCTGGAACGTTTTAAAAGGTGATATGAGTCTGGTTGGACCACGGCCAGAACGTCCGGTGTTGACAGAAGAATTTAGTCAACAATTCGCGGATTTTCCGAAGCGCCTACGAATCATTCCGGGGATTACTGGCTATGCGCAGATTAACGGTGGCTATGATATTACACCAGATGCTAAATGCAAGTTGGATAACTATTATATTGAGCATTTTTCAGTCTGGTTTGACATTAAGATGCTGCTTGGGACCGTTAAGATCGTGTTCACTGGGGACGGTGCACGATGA
- a CDS encoding tyrosine-protein phosphatase has protein sequence MKINNLVDLHCHILPGIDDGSPSLDASLELAEQAVADGIRYILATPHHMDRHYLNHAINVKRAVADFQNELNLRDIQLTVFPGQEVHLNGQLMDHLDDLLGIDTGRNYLLLELPHEMVPSYLDELIFQLSCEGITPVIAHPERNAQIVAEPQRLYELVEQGVLAQVTATSLVGTFGEQVQRTAKEFVKCGLVQVVASDAHTLKNRGFAMTKAFQVLNELNSEYPERFAANARDLLNGDQIELGEIKMPRKQRKHWLF, from the coding sequence ATGAAGATAAATAATTTAGTTGACTTACATTGCCATATTTTGCCAGGAATCGATGATGGTTCGCCATCCTTGGACGCATCACTTGAACTGGCGGAACAAGCAGTGGCGGACGGCATTCGCTACATTCTCGCGACGCCCCATCACATGGATCGACATTATTTAAATCATGCCATTAATGTGAAGCGGGCTGTCGCGGACTTTCAAAATGAATTAAATCTGCGCGACATCCAATTGACGGTCTTTCCAGGTCAGGAGGTTCACCTCAATGGGCAACTGATGGATCATCTGGACGACTTGTTGGGTATAGATACCGGTAGAAACTATTTATTACTTGAACTACCTCATGAGATGGTCCCGAGTTATTTGGATGAATTGATTTTCCAATTAAGCTGTGAAGGTATCACACCGGTCATCGCCCATCCGGAACGTAATGCACAGATTGTTGCGGAACCCCAACGTTTATATGAGTTAGTTGAACAAGGGGTTTTGGCTCAAGTCACAGCCACGAGCTTAGTTGGGACCTTCGGGGAGCAGGTCCAACGAACGGCCAAGGAATTTGTGAAGTGCGGGTTAGTTCAAGTGGTTGCTTCGGATGCACACACGTTGAAGAACCGCGGCTTTGCAATGACGAAGGCCTTTCAAGTCTTAAATGAATTGAATTCTGAATATCCTGAACGGTTTGCAGCCAACGCTCGGGATTTGTTGAATGGCGATCAGATTGAACTGGGTGAAATCAAGATGCCACGTAAACAGCGGAAGCACTGGTTGTTTTAG
- a CDS encoding GDP-mannose 4,6-dehydratase, giving the protein MKALVTGGAGFIGSHLVDHLVAEGLDVVVVDNLSMGDLHNIKHQDEVTVYVEDVRNEKFMQQLLQEEQPDYIYFLAAIASVADSIERPAETHSVNQTAVFNMLEYIRKTALPIKQFLFTSSAAVYGNLPELPKKEDSRVDPLSPYAIDKYATERFVLAYGELYDLPTVCVRFFNVYGPGQNPSSPYSGVLSILTDCLKNNKAFTLYGDGSQTRDFVYVEDVIQALWLITKSDTSHEVFNIANGNEASLTSIIETYETVTGQKLQVKMARGRAGEVKRSVANIGKLVKLGYTTKWSLEAGLSKYWKGAQQREASRN; this is encoded by the coding sequence ATGAAGGCATTAGTAACTGGAGGAGCAGGATTTATTGGGTCCCATTTGGTCGATCATTTGGTCGCCGAAGGGTTGGACGTTGTCGTCGTCGATAACTTGTCCATGGGGGACTTACATAATATTAAGCACCAGGATGAAGTCACCGTGTATGTTGAAGATGTGCGCAATGAAAAGTTCATGCAGCAGTTGTTACAGGAAGAACAACCCGATTACATTTATTTTTTAGCTGCAATTGCCAGCGTGGCGGATTCGATTGAACGTCCGGCAGAGACGCATTCTGTCAATCAAACGGCGGTCTTCAATATGTTGGAGTATATTCGCAAGACTGCGCTGCCAATCAAGCAGTTCCTGTTTACTTCCTCAGCGGCGGTTTATGGAAATCTGCCAGAGCTGCCTAAAAAAGAAGATTCACGAGTTGACCCATTGTCACCTTATGCGATTGATAAGTATGCGACGGAACGTTTTGTTCTAGCATACGGCGAACTATACGACTTACCAACAGTCTGTGTCCGCTTTTTCAACGTTTATGGGCCAGGTCAGAATCCGAGCTCGCCATATTCAGGGGTGCTGTCAATTTTGACGGACTGCTTGAAGAATAACAAAGCGTTTACGTTATACGGCGATGGCAGCCAGACGCGGGACTTCGTCTATGTCGAAGATGTGATTCAGGCGCTATGGCTAATTACCAAGAGCGACACGAGTCATGAAGTGTTTAACATCGCAAATGGTAACGAAGCTAGTCTGACGAGCATTATTGAGACGTATGAAACGGTTACTGGTCAGAAATTACAGGTCAAGATGGCACGAGGACGTGCAGGGGAAGTTAAACGTTCGGTGGCTAACATTGGTAAGTTAGTTAAGTTGGGATACACCACGAAATGGTCATTAGAAGCAGGGTTAAGCAAATACTGGAAAGGGGCACAACAACGTGAAGCAAGTCGAAATTAA
- a CDS encoding CpsD/CapB family tyrosine-protein kinase has product MFKRKEQNTTTTAPINLTAINEPMSVITEQIKTIRTNINFAASDRKLRTLMVTSAMLGEGKSTVSGNLAVEYAKEGMQVLLVDADLRRPTIHKTFGLKNQKGLSSWLGNQLDDVNDAIHPVIGNLFVMTSGPKPPNPAELLGSHKMTEFLTSATRKLDLVIVDAPAILPVTDSQLLANKVDGTVLVVRQGVAQKAAVRDAVRSLKKSHANILGSVLNDVRDSSHHGYYGYDKGYGYYSNEDK; this is encoded by the coding sequence ATGTTTAAACGTAAAGAACAGAATACGACGACCACGGCACCCATCAATCTGACGGCGATTAATGAACCGATGTCAGTCATTACCGAACAGATCAAGACGATTCGAACGAATATCAACTTCGCCGCGTCTGACCGAAAGTTAAGGACCTTGATGGTGACCTCAGCTATGTTGGGTGAAGGTAAATCAACTGTCAGCGGCAACCTCGCCGTTGAATACGCCAAGGAAGGCATGCAAGTCCTACTGGTTGATGCCGATTTACGGCGACCAACCATTCATAAGACGTTCGGGTTGAAGAACCAAAAGGGCCTGAGTTCGTGGCTAGGTAACCAGTTAGATGATGTTAATGACGCAATTCATCCCGTTATCGGCAATCTATTCGTGATGACGAGCGGCCCTAAGCCACCGAACCCCGCAGAATTATTGGGGAGTCACAAGATGACCGAGTTCTTGACTTCGGCGACCCGTAAGTTGGATTTAGTCATCGTGGACGCACCAGCAATCTTACCAGTGACCGATTCACAGTTATTGGCCAACAAGGTTGATGGGACCGTCTTGGTCGTTCGTCAAGGTGTCGCCCAAAAAGCAGCCGTACGGGATGCAGTACGTTCTTTGAAGAAGTCACATGCTAATATCCTGGGAAGCGTCTTGAATGACGTGCGGGATAGTTCACATCACGGCTACTACGGATATGACAAGGGTTACGGGTACTACAGTAATGAAGATAAATAA